The following are from one region of the Ruficoccus sp. ZRK36 genome:
- the atpG gene encoding ATP synthase F1 subunit gamma, translating into MPSTKEIRGRIKAVKNTGQITRAMQLVAASKMKRAQDDAISGRPYAMLLAEILESVADQETEFRHPLLEGREIKKRGILVISTDKGLCGALNANLIKEIIKIKDPAAYVSIGRKTTQFLSRTHRELKADFTISDKVAYHEIRAVVEYILNLYYEGEIDTIEVLYNSFINTLAQEPTLTRLAPMDQLREQLDKLRKREKFDLAETSADEREFLFEPDAKSILQELPNLFIKEEINHMAREAKASEHSARMVAMKAATDNAKTLVDDLTLEYNKARQAAITQEIVEIAAAAAE; encoded by the coding sequence AAAACACCGGGCAAATCACCCGGGCGATGCAGCTGGTGGCCGCTTCCAAGATGAAGCGGGCGCAGGACGATGCCATCTCAGGCCGCCCCTACGCCATGCTTCTGGCTGAAATCCTTGAGTCGGTCGCCGACCAGGAGACGGAGTTCCGCCATCCGCTGCTGGAAGGCCGTGAGATCAAAAAGCGCGGTATCCTCGTCATTTCCACGGACAAGGGCCTGTGCGGGGCGCTCAACGCCAACTTGATCAAGGAGATCATCAAGATCAAGGACCCGGCCGCCTACGTCTCCATCGGCCGCAAGACCACGCAGTTCCTCAGCCGCACTCACCGCGAACTCAAGGCAGACTTCACCATCTCGGATAAGGTCGCCTACCACGAGATTCGCGCGGTGGTCGAGTACATACTCAACCTCTACTACGAGGGCGAGATCGACACCATCGAGGTGCTCTACAACAGCTTTATCAACACCCTCGCGCAAGAGCCGACCCTGACTCGCCTGGCCCCGATGGACCAGTTGAGGGAGCAGCTTGATAAACTGCGCAAGCGCGAGAAGTTTGACCTGGCCGAGACTTCGGCTGACGAGCGCGAGTTCCTGTTCGAGCCTGATGCGAAGTCGATTCTCCAGGAGCTGCCCAACCTCTTTATCAAGGAAGAGATCAACCACATGGCACGCGAGGCCAAGGCCTCCGAGCACAGTGCCCGTATGGTCGCCATGAAGGCCGCCACGGACAACGCCAAGACCCTCGTGGATGACCTCACCCTCGAATACAACAAGGCCCGACAGGCTGCCATCACCCAGGAAATCGTCGAAATCGCCGCCGCTGCGGCCGAATAA
- the atpD gene encoding F0F1 ATP synthase subunit beta produces the protein MSNTGKITQIIGAVVDVKFSADSVPKIYNALHVTYKLGEQDKMIVLEVQQHLGDGMVRAVAMSSTEGLVRSLDVIDTGAAISVPVGEEVLGRIFNVIGEPVDERGPVETKERYPIHRNPPTLLEQDTEAQILETGIKVIDLICPFIKGGKVGAFGGAGVGKTVVIMELINNIAKAHGGYSVFAGVGERSREGNDLYWEMSESGVIDQENISNSKVALVYGQMNEPPGARMRVGLTGLAMAEYFRDEKNQDVLLFVDNIFRFSQAGSEVSALLGRSPSAVGYQPTLAQEMGILQERITSTKKGSITSFQAVYVPADDLTDPAPANTFAHLDSTIVLERRIAELGIYPAVDPLASTSNALAPDIVGEEHFAVARGVQNVLQRYKDLQDIIAILGLDELSEEDRKTVYRARKIQKFLSQPFHVAEVFTGFPGVYVPVADTIRGFKMILDGELDDVNENDFYMKGSIESVTEPAKA, from the coding sequence ATGAGCAATACCGGTAAAATCACCCAGATCATCGGCGCCGTGGTGGACGTCAAGTTCAGCGCAGACAGCGTGCCGAAAATTTACAACGCCCTGCACGTCACCTACAAGCTCGGCGAACAGGACAAGATGATCGTGCTGGAAGTCCAGCAGCACCTGGGCGACGGGATGGTCCGCGCCGTGGCGATGTCTTCCACCGAGGGCCTCGTGCGTAGCCTCGATGTGATCGACACCGGAGCCGCTATTTCCGTGCCGGTCGGTGAAGAGGTGCTCGGCCGTATCTTTAACGTTATCGGTGAGCCGGTCGACGAGCGCGGCCCGGTCGAAACCAAGGAACGCTACCCGATCCACCGCAACCCGCCGACTCTGCTGGAGCAGGACACCGAGGCACAGATCCTCGAGACCGGGATCAAGGTCATCGACCTGATCTGCCCCTTCATCAAGGGCGGTAAAGTTGGCGCCTTCGGGGGCGCGGGCGTCGGTAAGACCGTCGTCATCATGGAGCTCATCAACAACATCGCCAAGGCGCACGGCGGTTACTCGGTCTTCGCCGGGGTGGGTGAGCGCTCCCGTGAGGGTAATGACCTTTACTGGGAAATGAGCGAATCCGGCGTCATCGACCAAGAAAACATTTCCAACTCAAAGGTGGCCCTCGTCTACGGTCAGATGAACGAGCCCCCCGGTGCCCGTATGCGTGTCGGCCTCACAGGTCTGGCCATGGCCGAGTACTTCCGCGATGAAAAGAACCAGGACGTGCTCCTGTTCGTGGACAACATTTTCCGCTTCTCGCAGGCCGGCTCCGAGGTGTCCGCTCTGCTCGGTCGCTCCCCCTCCGCGGTGGGTTATCAGCCGACCCTGGCCCAGGAAATGGGTATCCTGCAGGAGCGCATCACCTCGACCAAGAAGGGCTCCATCACGTCCTTCCAGGCCGTGTACGTGCCGGCGGACGACTTGACCGACCCCGCCCCGGCCAACACCTTTGCCCACCTTGACTCGACCATCGTGCTTGAGCGCCGCATCGCCGAGCTGGGTATTTACCCGGCTGTGGACCCGCTGGCCTCAACCTCGAACGCCCTGGCCCCCGACATCGTGGGTGAGGAGCACTTCGCAGTCGCCCGTGGTGTGCAGAACGTCCTCCAGCGCTACAAGGACCTGCAGGACATCATCGCCATTCTCGGTCTGGACGAGCTCTCCGAAGAGGACCGCAAGACCGTGTACCGCGCCCGTAAGATCCAGAAGTTCCTCTCGCAGCCCTTCCACGTGGCCGAGGTCTTCACCGGCTTCCCGGGCGTCTACGTCCCCGTCGCCGACACCATCCGTGGCTTCAAGATGATCCTCGACGGTGAGCTGGACGACGTGAACGAAAACGACTTCTACATGAAGGGCTCGATCGAGTCCGTCACCGAGCCCGCCAAGGCCTAA
- the atpC gene encoding ATP synthase F1 subunit epsilon: protein MPLTLEIVTPEGKAFSGEVADVVLPTANGDVDILPGHQPMMTILEPGEIQATMDTGREYLAVDKGFARIQNDVVSVLSEGAINVQEIDLNFVEDARQKAEAALKKAREEGHDAAQIEKLESLARFAMTQQLVKRKKH from the coding sequence ATGCCTCTGACACTGGAAATCGTCACCCCCGAGGGCAAAGCCTTCAGCGGCGAAGTTGCCGACGTGGTCCTGCCCACCGCCAACGGCGACGTGGACATCCTGCCCGGTCACCAGCCGATGATGACCATCCTCGAGCCGGGCGAGATCCAGGCCACCATGGACACCGGCCGGGAATACCTGGCCGTGGACAAGGGCTTCGCGCGCATCCAGAACGACGTGGTCTCCGTCCTCTCCGAGGGCGCGATCAACGTTCAGGAGATCGACCTGAACTTCGTCGAGGATGCCCGCCAGAAGGCTGAAGCCGCTCTGAAGAAAGCCCGCGAGGAAGGCCACGACGCTGCTCAGATCGAGAAGCTCGAGTCCCTCGCCCGCTTCGCCATGACCCAGCAACTGGTCAAGCGCAAGAAGCACTAG
- a CDS encoding isoprenylcysteine carboxylmethyltransferase family protein, whose translation MSTLTGLAKSATFVPFERLRKPVSLIIACALMAGVLVGVPKGFCSMPYEGIEFLGMMMLGCAAMGRIWCLLYIAGRKNEVLCQSGPYSLSRNPLYLFSFIGVVGFFLAAQSVIFAGLAALLFLAYYRGVILSEEARLQTLFGADFTAYKAETPRFWPSHLRIQRVDEIMIKPKIIERGMCEVIWFLMAIVLADVIECLHGNEYLRFFTLPF comes from the coding sequence ATGAGTACCCTTACTGGCTTGGCCAAATCCGCCACCTTCGTGCCGTTCGAGCGGCTCCGCAAACCGGTTTCGCTTATCATCGCCTGTGCACTTATGGCCGGGGTCTTGGTCGGTGTCCCCAAGGGGTTTTGCTCGATGCCCTATGAGGGGATAGAGTTTCTCGGCATGATGATGCTCGGCTGTGCCGCCATGGGGCGCATCTGGTGCCTGCTCTACATCGCCGGGCGCAAGAATGAGGTGCTCTGCCAGTCCGGGCCCTACTCCCTGAGTCGGAACCCCCTGTATCTGTTTTCCTTTATCGGGGTCGTCGGCTTTTTCCTCGCTGCCCAGAGCGTGATCTTTGCGGGGCTGGCCGCTCTGCTCTTCCTGGCCTATTACCGTGGCGTCATCCTCAGCGAGGAGGCACGCCTGCAGACACTCTTTGGGGCGGACTTTACAGCCTACAAGGCTGAGACCCCGCGCTTCTGGCCGAGCCATCTGCGCATCCAGCGTGTGGACGAGATCATGATCAAGCCGAAGATTATTGAGCGAGGGATGTGTGAAGTGATCTGGTTCCTCATGGCCATCGTACTGGCTGACGTGATCGAGTGCCTGCACGGCAACGAGTACCTGCGATTCTTCACGTTGCCCTTCTAG
- the gmk gene encoding guanylate kinase, whose translation MRDSEPTQAKLIILSGPAGSGKTTLCERLLAEHPDSFRRVITCTTRSPREGEVHGEDYYFLSPEEFEQRLAKGEFYEHAQVHGRYYGTLKSEIDRHLDAGHHVLLNIDVQGAASFREAEKDSPALTGRLHTIFVSVTPEQMRERMLGRGDNDESDIARRLKSAQDELARTGEFDHVIPSADKESDYQRVLMLIKRLTSGLTGR comes from the coding sequence ATGCGTGATTCCGAGCCGACACAGGCCAAGCTGATCATCCTCTCCGGCCCAGCCGGTAGCGGTAAAACCACTCTATGCGAACGCCTGCTGGCGGAGCATCCGGACAGCTTCCGGCGCGTCATCACCTGCACCACCCGCAGCCCCCGTGAAGGCGAAGTCCACGGCGAGGACTACTACTTTCTCAGCCCCGAGGAGTTCGAGCAGCGGCTGGCGAAAGGCGAGTTTTACGAGCACGCCCAGGTCCATGGCCGCTACTACGGCACCCTCAAGAGCGAGATCGACCGCCATCTGGACGCTGGGCACCACGTGCTGCTGAACATCGACGTGCAGGGTGCAGCCTCCTTCCGGGAGGCCGAAAAGGACAGCCCCGCCCTGACAGGGCGGCTACATACGATCTTCGTCAGCGTCACCCCCGAGCAGATGCGCGAGCGTATGCTGGGCCGTGGCGACAATGACGAATCCGACATCGCACGCCGCCTGAAAAGCGCCCAGGATGAGCTGGCCCGCACCGGAGAATTTGACCACGTGATCCCCAGCGCGGACAAGGAAAGCGACTATCAACGTGTGCTAATGCTAATCAAGCGCTTAACAAGCGGCCTAACTGGCCGATAA
- the scpB gene encoding methylmalonyl-CoA decarboxylase, translating into MPLVTKSLHGKTGILTFSNPAQRNCLSQEMVEALVGGFDDFEEDRVYAVILRAEPGVKVWSAGHNIKELPDGRRDPLNYYDSLEVLLRRVQDFPYPVIAMVEGTVWGGACDLCISCDMIVCAESSTFAITPAKLGLPYNASGVVHFLNVLGPKIAKEMFFTAKPISAQQAHNVSMVNHVIPAPELESFTLALADSITVNAPLAIRAIKHQFRLLLKGSPLAAETFEEIQGLRRRVYDSEDYHEGVLSFKEKRPPNFTGK; encoded by the coding sequence ATGCCTCTAGTCACTAAATCTCTCCACGGGAAAACCGGTATCCTTACCTTCAGTAACCCGGCGCAGCGCAACTGCCTGAGCCAGGAAATGGTGGAGGCGCTGGTCGGTGGTTTTGATGATTTTGAAGAGGACAGGGTGTATGCGGTTATCCTGCGGGCCGAGCCGGGTGTGAAGGTCTGGAGCGCCGGCCACAACATCAAGGAGCTGCCTGACGGCCGACGCGACCCCCTGAACTACTACGACAGCCTGGAGGTACTCCTGCGCCGTGTGCAGGACTTCCCCTACCCCGTCATCGCGATGGTCGAGGGCACGGTCTGGGGCGGGGCCTGCGACCTGTGTATTTCCTGCGATATGATCGTCTGCGCGGAGAGCTCGACCTTTGCCATCACCCCGGCCAAGCTCGGCCTGCCCTATAACGCCTCCGGCGTGGTCCACTTCCTGAATGTCCTCGGCCCGAAGATCGCCAAGGAGATGTTCTTCACCGCCAAGCCCATCTCCGCGCAGCAGGCGCACAACGTGAGTATGGTCAACCATGTGATCCCGGCCCCCGAGCTGGAGAGCTTTACCCTCGCGCTGGCTGACAGCATCACGGTTAACGCTCCGCTCGCCATCCGCGCGATCAAGCATCAGTTCCGCCTCCTGCTCAAGGGGTCGCCGCTGGCTGCCGAGACCTTCGAGGAGATCCAGGGCCTGCGCCGCCGCGTCTACGATAGCGAGGACTACCACGAGGGCGTGCTATCCTTTAAGGAAAAGCGCCCGCCCAACTTCACCGGTAAATAG
- the gndA gene encoding NADP-dependent phosphogluconate dehydrogenase — MPEAISDIGLVGLAVMGQNLALNIADHGFKISVYNRTTSKMEEFVAKHPDTPGGLVGCAELKDFVASLKRPRKIIILVQAGRGTDAVIDGLVPLLEEGDIIIDGGNANWNDTIRREKDLTAKGFRFIGSGVSGGEEGARFGPSLMPGGTPEAWDYLKPIWEAVSAKVDAKTGKPLEGAAPGKPVEGGVPCTAYIGENGAGHYVKMVHNGIEYGDMQMICEAYDLMRNLLGLSAPEMAEIFKKWNTGILDSFLIEITGEVLAQHDPETGAAFVDIVLDTAGQKGTGKWTSISALDLGVPAPTVAEAVFARCLSAIKEERVAASKEIAAPAAKYEGDKDALIQAIHDALYCSKICSYAQGFQLMRAAAEEFGWVLNYGEIAQIWRGGCIIRAGFLQKITDAFATKSDLANLLLDPYFKETVVKLEGNWRKVVATAVTHGVSVPCFGSALSYFDGYRTANLPQNLLQAQRDFFGAHTYERTDKPRGEFFHIDWPDPKRPQIKS; from the coding sequence ATGCCAGAAGCAATCTCCGATATCGGTCTCGTCGGCCTCGCCGTCATGGGCCAAAACCTCGCTCTCAACATCGCCGACCACGGCTTTAAGATCTCTGTCTACAACCGGACGACCTCCAAGATGGAGGAGTTTGTGGCCAAGCATCCGGATACCCCCGGTGGCCTCGTCGGTTGTGCCGAGCTGAAAGACTTTGTCGCCAGCCTCAAGCGCCCGCGCAAGATTATCATCCTCGTCCAGGCCGGTCGCGGCACGGACGCCGTTATTGACGGCCTCGTCCCGCTCCTCGAAGAGGGCGACATCATCATCGACGGTGGTAACGCCAACTGGAACGACACCATCCGCCGCGAGAAGGATCTGACCGCCAAGGGCTTCCGCTTCATCGGCTCCGGCGTCTCCGGCGGTGAAGAAGGTGCGCGCTTCGGCCCCTCCCTCATGCCCGGCGGTACGCCCGAGGCCTGGGACTACCTGAAGCCGATTTGGGAAGCCGTTTCCGCCAAGGTCGACGCCAAGACCGGCAAGCCCCTCGAAGGTGCCGCCCCCGGCAAGCCCGTCGAAGGTGGCGTGCCCTGCACCGCCTACATCGGTGAGAACGGCGCTGGCCACTACGTGAAGATGGTCCACAACGGCATCGAGTACGGCGACATGCAGATGATCTGCGAAGCCTACGACCTCATGCGTAACCTTCTGGGCCTCTCCGCCCCGGAAATGGCCGAGATTTTCAAGAAGTGGAACACCGGCATCCTCGACTCCTTCCTGATCGAGATCACCGGCGAAGTCCTCGCCCAGCACGATCCTGAGACCGGCGCCGCCTTTGTGGACATCGTCCTCGATACCGCTGGCCAGAAGGGCACCGGTAAGTGGACCTCGATCAGCGCCCTGGACCTGGGCGTGCCCGCTCCGACTGTGGCCGAGGCTGTTTTCGCCCGCTGCCTGAGCGCGATCAAGGAAGAGCGCGTGGCCGCCTCCAAGGAAATCGCCGCCCCCGCCGCCAAGTACGAAGGCGACAAGGACGCGCTCATCCAGGCCATCCACGACGCCCTTTACTGCTCGAAGATCTGCTCCTACGCACAGGGCTTCCAGCTCATGCGTGCCGCGGCCGAGGAGTTCGGTTGGGTGCTCAACTACGGTGAAATCGCCCAGATCTGGCGCGGTGGCTGTATCATCCGTGCTGGCTTCCTGCAAAAGATCACCGACGCCTTTGCCACCAAGTCCGACCTGGCGAACCTTCTGCTCGACCCGTACTTCAAGGAAACCGTGGTCAAGCTGGAAGGCAACTGGCGCAAGGTCGTCGCGACCGCCGTCACTCATGGGGTCAGCGTCCCGTGCTTCGGCAGCGCCCTGAGCTACTTCGACGGGTACCGCACCGCGAATCTCCCGCAGAACCTCCTCCAGGCTCAGCGTGACTTCTTCGGCGCGCACACCTACGAGCGCACCGACAAGCCGCGCGGCGAGTTCTTCCACATCGACTGGCCCGACCCGAAGCGTCCGCAGATCAAGTCCTAG
- the gnd gene encoding phosphogluconate dehydrogenase (NAD(+)-dependent, decarboxylating): MQLGMVGLGRMGANIVRRLMKAGHTCVVYDTNPETVAELVAEGAVGSSTLEEFVSKLEKPAAAWVMIPAAITDKVVKQLADLMDKGDIIIDGGNSYFRDDRRRAKELEPKGIHYIDCGTSGGVWGLERGYCLMIGGEDGPVQHLDPIFATIAPGEGDAEPTPNRPAGGTAHKGYLHCGKAGAGHFVKMVHNGIEYGIMAAYAEGLDILKNADCDTRAQEVDAETAPSMHGDLDYHINLGEVSEVWRRGSVIASWLLDLTAASFIGDAELEKFSGRVSDSGEGRWTIEAAIDSATPASVLTSALYSRFRSREEHAFADKVCSAMRYQFGGHLEKSGVTPMG; this comes from the coding sequence ATGCAATTGGGAATGGTCGGCCTCGGCCGTATGGGCGCTAACATTGTGCGCCGTTTGATGAAAGCCGGGCACACGTGTGTCGTTTACGATACCAACCCGGAAACTGTAGCTGAACTGGTAGCCGAGGGCGCGGTGGGCTCCAGTACACTCGAAGAATTTGTCTCCAAACTGGAAAAACCGGCTGCCGCCTGGGTCATGATCCCTGCCGCTATCACCGACAAGGTGGTCAAGCAGCTGGCCGACCTCATGGACAAGGGCGACATCATCATCGATGGCGGTAACTCCTACTTCCGCGACGACCGCCGCCGCGCGAAGGAGCTGGAGCCCAAGGGCATCCACTACATTGACTGCGGCACCTCCGGTGGTGTCTGGGGCCTGGAGCGTGGCTACTGCCTCATGATCGGCGGTGAGGATGGCCCGGTGCAGCACCTCGACCCGATTTTCGCCACTATCGCTCCCGGCGAAGGCGACGCCGAGCCGACCCCCAATCGCCCCGCCGGCGGCACCGCCCACAAGGGCTACCTGCACTGCGGTAAGGCCGGGGCCGGGCACTTTGTGAAGATGGTCCACAACGGCATCGAGTATGGCATCATGGCCGCTTACGCCGAGGGCCTCGACATCCTCAAGAACGCCGACTGCGACACCCGCGCTCAGGAGGTGGATGCCGAGACCGCGCCCTCCATGCACGGTGACCTCGACTACCACATCAATCTGGGTGAGGTCTCCGAAGTCTGGCGCCGTGGCTCTGTCATCGCCTCCTGGTTGCTCGACCTGACCGCTGCCTCCTTCATCGGCGACGCAGAGCTGGAGAAGTTCTCGGGCCGCGTCTCGGACTCCGGCGAAGGCCGCTGGACGATCGAGGCCGCTATCGACTCCGCCACGCCCGCCTCCGTGCTGACCAGCGCCCTGTACTCGCGCTTCCGCTCCCGCGAGGAGCACGCCTTTGCGGACAAGGTCTGCTCCGCCATGCGCTACCAGTTCGGCGGCCACCTGGAGAAATCAGGTGTCACCCCGATGGGGTAA
- a CDS encoding tetratricopeptide repeat protein, with protein MKIPARYLRLLFFACLALPIQAQETPSKTDRDLTCKYPVLEVPTLVTEGKTNRAMQDILLPAIAQLHALEKADGQQFYCARGNTESLVYLAAIAAGKPIRPTDKKSAIVVDYRFALALYYSGYIEVSRGNFDQAEQYLNEALDLSPMNAMFLNELGYTYIKQGHMQKALKTYQEAEKATEFSPEADKLDDLGRALRMQGYVYVELGDYDKAKALYQQCLKMNPKDRQAKAELDYIDQQLIRTRPPEKSGSGPQGRP; from the coding sequence GTGAAAATACCCGCACGCTATCTCCGACTTTTGTTTTTTGCCTGTCTTGCGCTCCCGATACAAGCACAGGAAACCCCCTCCAAGACCGATCGGGACTTAACCTGCAAGTATCCGGTTCTCGAAGTGCCGACTCTCGTCACCGAGGGTAAGACAAATCGTGCGATGCAGGATATCCTCCTTCCGGCGATCGCGCAACTGCACGCGCTGGAGAAGGCGGACGGGCAGCAGTTTTACTGCGCCCGTGGTAATACGGAAAGTTTGGTTTACCTGGCGGCTATCGCCGCGGGAAAGCCGATCCGGCCCACGGATAAAAAGAGCGCTATTGTGGTGGATTATCGGTTCGCACTTGCTCTGTACTACAGCGGATACATTGAGGTCTCGCGGGGCAATTTTGATCAGGCCGAGCAGTACCTGAACGAAGCTTTGGACCTATCTCCTATGAACGCCATGTTTCTGAACGAGCTGGGCTACACATACATCAAGCAAGGGCATATGCAAAAGGCACTGAAGACTTACCAGGAAGCTGAGAAAGCGACGGAGTTTTCACCCGAGGCAGACAAACTCGATGATCTCGGTCGTGCGCTGCGTATGCAGGGGTATGTTTACGTCGAGTTGGGCGACTACGACAAGGCGAAGGCCCTTTACCAACAATGTCTCAAAATGAATCCCAAGGACCGGCAGGCCAAGGCCGAGCTCGACTATATCGACCAGCAACTCATACGCACACGACCTCCCGAGAAGTCCGGTAGTGGCCCTCAGGGCCGTCCCTGA
- a CDS encoding GPP34 family phosphoprotein gives MLRFAEEIILLALNDETGKISRNVPELSLECAIAGALLMELDFTKRIDTSVDSITLVNSDPTGDPLLDETVAMLGKVGQSTPITQALAKLMLKADEFESRLLASLIHKGILKEENKSFLWIKGERTYPAIDGSEESEVRTRIRMIILTDTLPDPRDVAIISLMEACRLYRTVFLNEELSHCRKRIAQVAKMDFIGQGIARVLKLTDTHPIEEIAHMG, from the coding sequence ATGCTCCGATTTGCCGAAGAAATCATCCTCCTCGCCTTGAATGATGAAACCGGCAAGATCAGCCGGAACGTCCCCGAGCTCTCGCTCGAATGTGCCATCGCAGGCGCCCTGCTCATGGAGCTGGACTTCACCAAGCGGATCGACACCAGCGTGGACAGCATCACGCTCGTCAACTCCGACCCCACCGGCGACCCGCTGCTGGACGAAACCGTCGCCATGCTGGGCAAGGTCGGCCAGAGCACACCCATTACTCAAGCTCTGGCCAAGCTGATGCTCAAGGCGGACGAGTTCGAAAGCCGCCTGCTGGCCTCGCTTATCCACAAGGGCATTCTGAAAGAGGAGAACAAATCCTTTCTGTGGATCAAAGGCGAGCGGACCTACCCGGCCATCGACGGCTCTGAAGAATCTGAAGTGCGCACGCGCATCCGCATGATCATCCTGACCGACACTCTGCCGGACCCGCGCGACGTGGCCATCATCTCGCTGATGGAGGCCTGCCGCCTGTACCGCACGGTCTTCCTCAACGAGGAGCTCTCGCACTGCCGGAAGCGCATCGCCCAGGTGGCGAAAATGGACTTCATCGGGCAGGGCATCGCCCGCGTGCTCAAGCTCACCGATACGCATCCGATCGAAGAAATCGCCCACATGGGCTGA
- a CDS encoding cupin domain-containing protein, with product MHHLSKTRRLEPIHWPHGESIYELVGPRSAGTKIHSLFRVEIKPGASSRPHYHPISEESFYVLEGRGRVELDGDLGTIEPGDTILVRPGQHHQIWTLGDETLVMILTCVPAWHLSDMVYLDE from the coding sequence ATGCATCACCTGTCCAAGACCCGCCGCTTGGAGCCCATCCACTGGCCCCACGGAGAAAGCATTTACGAACTAGTCGGCCCTCGCTCAGCCGGCACAAAAATCCACAGTTTATTCCGGGTTGAGATCAAACCTGGAGCAAGTTCCAGGCCGCACTACCACCCGATTTCCGAAGAGAGCTTCTACGTTCTGGAGGGCCGCGGTCGGGTGGAATTAGACGGAGACTTGGGCACCATTGAGCCCGGCGACACGATCCTGGTACGTCCCGGTCAGCATCATCAGATCTGGACGCTCGGCGACGAAACGCTTGTGATGATCCTGACCTGCGTGCCTGCTTGGCATCTTTCAGATATGGTTTATCTCGATGAATAG
- the dnaN gene encoding DNA polymerase III subunit beta, with protein sequence MKFKIHRDHFVNGLQQVLNVVGTRATMPILSNVLIQAEGDTLSLTTTNLDLGIRCRIKCEVEQPGGITLPVRRLATIVRALPDTGVELDASSGNQAKITCSSGGSEFRIMGIAQEEFPPLPSFADQHVFNLQQGDILSMLKSVSYAMSSDENRYILNGVYFVFGDEKLTLVATDGRRLALTGKELEVTAENAGNFILPAKTVTELERLLGQGEELKITFTDRQVAFEIRIAEDAADSSGLTESIYLVSKIVEGNYPNYRQVIPKETESRIKIERELMAECVQRAALVTSDKNNSVKLKLGNNLLEISGSSPEVGESRERMAIAYEGKEVQVAFNPHFLMDPLKALNADEIYFEFKDELSPGVFKTLDDFLCVIMPLRLS encoded by the coding sequence ATGAAGTTTAAGATTCACCGGGACCACTTCGTGAACGGACTCCAGCAGGTGCTCAACGTCGTTGGCACCCGCGCCACCATGCCGATTTTGAGCAATGTGCTCATCCAGGCTGAGGGCGACACGCTTTCACTGACCACGACCAATCTCGACCTGGGCATCCGCTGCCGCATCAAGTGCGAAGTGGAGCAACCGGGCGGTATCACGCTGCCCGTACGCCGCCTGGCTACGATCGTTCGCGCCCTGCCTGATACCGGAGTCGAGCTGGATGCCTCCAGTGGCAACCAGGCCAAGATCACCTGCTCCTCCGGCGGTTCGGAGTTCCGCATCATGGGCATCGCCCAGGAGGAATTCCCGCCCCTGCCCTCTTTTGCAGATCAGCACGTTTTCAACCTCCAGCAGGGTGATATCCTGTCGATGCTCAAGAGCGTGTCCTACGCCATGAGCTCGGACGAAAACCGCTACATTCTCAACGGCGTGTACTTCGTCTTCGGGGATGAAAAGCTGACGCTCGTGGCCACCGATGGCCGCCGTCTCGCCCTCACCGGCAAGGAGCTGGAAGTGACCGCTGAAAACGCCGGTAACTTTATCCTCCCGGCCAAGACCGTGACTGAGCTCGAGCGCCTGCTCGGCCAGGGCGAAGAGCTGAAAATCACCTTTACCGACCGTCAGGTCGCCTTTGAGATCCGCATCGCTGAGGACGCGGCCGATTCCTCCGGCCTCACCGAGTCGATCTATCTGGTCTCGAAGATCGTCGAGGGTAACTACCCGAACTACCGCCAGGTCATCCCGAAGGAGACCGAAAGCCGCATCAAGATCGAGCGTGAGCTGATGGCCGAGTGTGTGCAGCGTGCCGCCCTCGTCACCAGCGACAAGAACAACTCGGTCAAGCTGAAGCTGGGTAACAACCTGCTCGAAATCAGCGGTTCGTCCCCCGAGGTCGGTGAATCCCGCGAGCGTATGGCTATCGCCTACGAGGGTAAGGAAGTTCAGGTCGCCTTTAACCCGCACTTCCTCATGGACCCGCTCAAGGCCCTCAATGCCGACGAGATTTACTTCGAGTTCAAGGATGAGCTGAGCCCGGGCGTGTTCAAGACGCTGGATGATTTCCTCTGCGTCATCATGCCGCTGCGCCTGAGCTAA